The Bubalus bubalis isolate 160015118507 breed Murrah chromosome 1, NDDB_SH_1, whole genome shotgun sequence genome includes a region encoding these proteins:
- the LOC112586454 gene encoding keratin-associated protein 6-2-like, whose translation MNGMLCQLLTVYKGPWEGDTHTSETASCSPPEPSCLDNMCCNYYGNSCGYGCGKSYSCGFSPYYGCGYGSRYGCGYGSGYGCGYGTGYGCGFSPYYGCGYGTRYGCGYGSGYGSYWPVCYRRCYSCC comes from the coding sequence ATGAATGGTATGCTCTGCCAATTACTGACAGTATATAAAGGTCCATGGGAAGGAGACACCCACACTTCAGAAACAGCCTCTTGCAGTCCACCTGAACCCTCTTGCCTTGACAACATGTGTTGTAACTACTACGGCAACTCCTGTGGCTATGGCTGTGGAAAGAGCTACAGCTGTGGGTTCAGCCCCTATTATGGCTGTGGATATGGAAGTAGATACGGCTGTGGATACGGCTCAGGATACGGCTGTGGATATGGGACAGGATATGGCTGTGGATTTAGCCCCTATTATGGCTGTGGTTATGGAACCAGATATGGCTGTGGATATGGCTCTGGCTATGGCAGCTACTGGCCAGTTTGCTACAGGAGATGTTATTCTTGCTGCTAG
- the LOC102395596 gene encoding keratin-associated protein 21-1-like, whose translation MCCNYYGNSCGYGCGKSYSCGFSPYYGCGYGTRYGCGYGSGYGCGYGTGYGCGFGPYYGYGYGTRYGCGYGSGYGSYWPVCYRRCYSSCF comes from the coding sequence ATGTGTTGTAACTACTACGGCAACTCCTGTGGCTACGGCTGTGGAAAGAGCTACAGCTGTGGGTTCAGCCCCTATTATGGCTGTGGATATGGAACCAGATATGGCTGTGGATACGGCTCAGGATACGGCTGTGGATATGGGACAGGATATGGCTGTGGATTTGGCCCCTATTATGGCTATGGCTACGGAACCAGATATGGCTGTGGATATGGCTCTGGCTATGGCAGCTACTGGCCAGTTTGCTACAGGAGATGTTATTCTTCTTGCTTCTAG